One genomic segment of Primulina tabacum isolate GXHZ01 chromosome 9, ASM2559414v2, whole genome shotgun sequence includes these proteins:
- the LOC142555689 gene encoding bifunctional dTDP-4-dehydrorhamnose 3,5-epimerase/dTDP-4-dehydrorhamnose reductase, with product MGATANGSSAQPLNFLIYGRSGWIGGLIGKLCEAQSIQYTYGSGRLENRASLQSDIASVRPTHVFNAAGVTGRPNVDWCESHKVETIRTNVAGTLTLADVCRENNLVLINYATGCIFEYDEAHPLGSGIGFKEEDKPNFIGSFYSKTKAMVEDLLKNYDNVCTLRVRMPISSDLSNPRNFITKITRYEKVVNIPNSMTILDELLPISIEMAKRNLTGIWNFTNPGVVSHNEILEMYRDYIDPDFSWKNFTLEEQAKVIVAPRSNNELDASKLKQEFPELMSIKESLIQHVFSPNRKTPVA from the exons ATGGGCGCCACTGCAAATGGCTCATCAGCTCAGCCTCTCAACTTCCTGATCTACGGGCGCTCCGGTTGGATCGGTGGCCTGATTGGGAAGCTCTGTGAAGCTCAGAGCATACAGTACACCTACGGGTCGGGTAGGCTGGAGAACCGGGCCTCACTCCAATCCGACATCGCCTCCGTCCGACCCACACACGTGTTCAACGCCGCTGGTGTCACTGGCAGGCCCAACGTCGACTGGTGCGAGTCCCATAAGGTGGAGACTATCCGTACGAACGTTGCCGGCACGCTGACGCTGGCTGATGTATGCAGAGAGAACAATCTGGTGCTCATTAATTATGCCACTGGGTGCATTTTCGAGTATGATGAGGCGCACCCGCTCGGGTCCGGTATCGGGTTCAAGGAGGAGGACAAGCCCAACTTTATCGGATCCTTCTACTCCAAGACCAAAGCAATG GTTGAGGATTTGCTAAAGAACTACGACAATGTTTGTACACTACGAGTTAGGATGCCCATATCATCCGATCTCTCCAATCCACGTAATTTTATAACGAAGATCACTCGGTATGAGAAGGTTGTGAACATCCCAAACTCCATGACAATCTTGGACGAACTgcttcccatttccattgagatGGCAAAGAGAAATCTCACTGGGATCTGGAACTTCACTAATCCTGGAGTGGTCAGCCACAACGAGATTCTAGAAATGTATCGGGATTATATAGATCCTGACTTCTCTTGGAAGAACTTCACCCTTGAAGAGCAGGCTAAGGTGATCGTTGCCCCAAGGAGTAACAACGAGCTTGATGCCTCCAAGCTGAAACAAGAATTTCCTGAACTCATGTCTATCAAGGAATCCCTCATTCAGCATGTGTTCTCCCCAAATCGAAAGACTCCTGTTGCCTGA